A window of Chloracidobacterium sp. N contains these coding sequences:
- a CDS encoding ATP-binding protein has translation MSDVSITSYATLSYLDSQGLQRTVRINRPVFSIGRLRTNDLQINNSYVSRRHAEIMYQDGEFLLRDNNSTGGVIVNGERITTHVLRSGDQFQLGDVQPVTFLFEIQAISPDSEGVTRTDDEQRTTDRLTTVIASPRSRFLNTALLDSAENITDFTLNRLKALNEFSRKMLAAGSIQSLLECLLDAAMETLPAERGVVLLWDSATGTLEKRAVQSRSGVLDVQPSLTIAMQSFEQNVAIRSFDASADSRFETTSSIVQQAIHSVMCAPIASTRHVWGVCYVDNLLANTQFSDEELEYFLALTQQAGFVLGNLHLIEELRATQERLINQEKLATLGQFASGIAHELKNQLSALTAAEILMSDTEDQRQRQLIQLILNAQQRMVAMVNEIRDFARPDSKQYERTVQPLVPIVEEALNFARYDPLVKICRTKLQTTANPYVKLNRDKLMQVLLNLLRNGAQAMQGKPGELTILVDEADGSARITVSDTGCGIAPEHLQRIWEPFFTTKGSEGTGLGLGICRRIIEGHDGDIICQSTLGQGTTFTIHLPLAIPPTLPPSG, from the coding sequence ATGTCGGACGTTTCCATCACCAGTTACGCCACACTGAGCTACCTTGACAGCCAGGGGCTTCAGCGCACGGTGCGGATCAACCGTCCGGTCTTCAGCATCGGCCGCCTGCGAACCAACGATCTCCAGATCAACAACTCCTATGTGTCCCGGCGACACGCCGAAATCATGTATCAGGACGGAGAATTTCTTCTCCGTGACAACAACAGCACCGGTGGCGTGATCGTCAACGGCGAACGGATCACAACCCATGTCCTTCGCTCAGGCGATCAGTTTCAGCTTGGGGATGTCCAGCCTGTCACCTTTCTTTTTGAAATCCAGGCGATTTCGCCCGACAGCGAGGGTGTAACCCGTACTGATGACGAGCAGCGCACGACCGACCGGTTGACCACCGTCATTGCCAGCCCCCGCTCCCGGTTTCTGAATACGGCGCTGCTGGACAGCGCCGAAAACATCACGGATTTCACCCTCAACCGGCTCAAGGCACTCAATGAGTTCAGCCGCAAAATGCTGGCGGCCGGCAGTATCCAGAGCCTGCTTGAATGCCTGCTCGATGCCGCCATGGAGACCCTGCCGGCGGAACGGGGGGTTGTCCTGCTGTGGGACTCCGCCACCGGTACGCTTGAAAAGCGCGCCGTACAAAGCCGGTCAGGGGTGTTGGATGTTCAGCCGAGCCTCACCATTGCGATGCAGTCCTTTGAGCAGAACGTCGCCATTCGGAGCTTTGATGCCTCGGCTGACAGCCGCTTTGAAACAACGTCGAGCATTGTCCAGCAGGCCATTCACTCCGTGATGTGTGCGCCGATTGCCTCGACCAGGCACGTGTGGGGGGTGTGCTATGTGGATAACCTGCTGGCGAACACCCAGTTCAGCGACGAGGAACTGGAATACTTCCTGGCTCTGACCCAGCAGGCGGGGTTTGTCCTGGGCAATCTCCACCTCATCGAAGAACTGCGCGCCACCCAGGAACGCCTCATCAACCAGGAAAAACTGGCCACGCTCGGACAGTTTGCCAGCGGCATTGCCCACGAACTCAAAAACCAGCTTTCGGCCCTGACGGCGGCTGAAATTCTGATGAGTGACACGGAAGACCAGCGCCAGCGCCAGCTCATTCAGCTCATCCTCAACGCCCAGCAGCGCATGGTGGCGATGGTCAACGAGATTCGGGACTTTGCCCGCCCGGACAGCAAGCAATACGAAAGAACGGTGCAGCCGCTGGTGCCGATTGTGGAGGAGGCGCTCAACTTTGCGCGCTATGACCCGCTGGTGAAAATCTGCCGCACCAAGCTCCAGACCACCGCGAACCCCTATGTCAAACTCAATCGGGACAAGCTGATGCAGGTGCTGCTCAATCTGCTCCGCAACGGCGCCCAGGCCATGCAGGGGAAGCCCGGAGAACTCACCATACTGGTTGACGAAGCCGATGGAAGTGCCAGAATCACCGTATCGGATACCGGCTGTGGCATCGCTCCCGAACACCTGCAACGCATCTGGGAGCCGTTTTTCACGACCAAAGGCAGTGAAGGCACCGGACTGGGACTCGGCATCTGCCGGCGCATCATCGAAGGTCACGACGGTGACATCATCTGCCAGAGCACGCTTGGACAGGGGACGACATTTACGATTCATCTGCCCCTGGCCATTCCACCCACCCTCCCACCTTCCGGGTGA
- a CDS encoding NAD-dependent epimerase/dehydratase family protein → MGKKTTSARDRKRLLITGIAGGLATQLASSIPPEWEVVGIGRRPPQLPIRRDITYRQLDIRKKALENLFRNERFDAVIHLAVANDVRLPMSVRHTVNVIATMRLLACCERQAVPQVILLSSADVYGADPTNPTFLTEDYPLKAIQRYADIGDKVEFDTYCRSWMYQARETTTTLLRPCHIVGPHVQNFLTTYLRFGVVPLPLGYDPMIQVIDERDMVQALLLVLEQKQGGVYNVTGPGEIPLSVAVREAGGIAVPVIYQMAAPLMKLGWAVGLLPFPTPQYDFLMFPCVIDGSRFRETFGFRPRFSLHKALRSIRRRLAPMTDAEEVTPVRRRRRTSQVRPPLTES, encoded by the coding sequence ATGGGCAAAAAAACCACTTCTGCGCGTGACCGCAAGCGGCTGTTGATTACCGGTATCGCGGGTGGGCTGGCCACACAGCTCGCCTCGTCCATCCCACCGGAATGGGAGGTTGTCGGTATCGGACGGCGGCCGCCCCAACTGCCCATTCGCCGCGACATCACCTATCGCCAGCTCGACATCCGCAAAAAAGCTCTGGAAAACCTGTTTCGCAACGAGCGTTTTGATGCGGTCATCCACCTGGCCGTCGCCAACGATGTCCGCCTGCCGATGTCTGTCCGGCACACGGTCAACGTCATTGCCACGATGCGGCTTCTGGCCTGTTGTGAACGGCAGGCTGTTCCCCAGGTCATTCTGCTCAGCAGCGCCGATGTCTATGGCGCCGATCCGACGAATCCCACCTTTCTGACCGAAGACTATCCGCTCAAGGCGATCCAGCGGTATGCCGACATCGGCGACAAGGTCGAGTTCGACACCTATTGCCGGTCGTGGATGTACCAGGCGCGGGAAACCACCACCACCCTGCTGCGTCCGTGTCATATCGTGGGGCCGCACGTCCAGAACTTTCTCACGACCTACCTGCGGTTTGGCGTGGTGCCACTGCCTCTGGGCTACGATCCGATGATTCAGGTCATTGACGAACGCGACATGGTGCAGGCGCTGCTGCTCGTCCTGGAGCAAAAACAGGGTGGGGTGTACAACGTCACGGGGCCGGGAGAGATTCCGCTCTCGGTGGCCGTCCGGGAAGCCGGTGGCATCGCGGTTCCGGTCATCTACCAGATGGCCGCGCCATTGATGAAGCTGGGCTGGGCCGTTGGGCTGCTGCCCTTCCCGACGCCGCAGTACGACTTTCTGATGTTTCCCTGCGTCATTGACGGCAGCCGGTTTCGGGAAACCTTCGGCTTCAGGCCCCGGTTTTCGCTGCACAAGGCCCTGCGCTCGATTCGGCGGCGGCTGGCGCCCATGACTGATGCCGAAGAGGTGACGCCGGTGCGCCGGCGGCGCCGGACGAGCCAGGTGCGGCCGCCCCTGACGGAATCCTGA
- the atpD gene encoding F0F1 ATP synthase subunit beta: MSAPARSPITGKVVQVIGPVVDVAFGDGYLPPMYQALRVTSEGFDVPQPIDVVVEVQRHMGDGLVRTVAMLPTEGMVRGMKVYDLGTQITVPVGKGTLGRVMNVLGEPVDELGPVKCEKRYPIHRPAPSFEQQSTEAEMLETGIKVIDLIQPFLKGGKIGLFGGAGVGKTVTIMELINNVAMGHGGYSVFAGVGERTREGNDLWVEMQEGGVIRMDNLEESKIALVYGQMTEPPGARARVALSGLSVAEYFRDEMNQDVLFFVDNVFRFTQAGSEVSALLGRMPSAVGYQPTLATEMGEMQERITSTKTGSITSVQAIYVPADDLTDPAPATTFAHLDAKTVLSRQIAELGIFPAVDPLDSTSRILDPQIVGQEHYEVAEGVKRTLQRYKELQDIIAILGIDELSEEDKLTVARARKIQKFLSQPFHVAEQFTGRKGKYVKVADTIRSFKAILEGKHDDLPEQAFYMCGAIEDAIENAKKMTE, encoded by the coding sequence ATGAGCGCACCTGCTCGCAGCCCGATTACGGGAAAAGTCGTTCAAGTCATTGGCCCCGTCGTTGATGTAGCGTTTGGCGACGGTTATCTGCCACCGATGTACCAGGCCCTGCGCGTGACCAGCGAGGGGTTTGATGTTCCCCAGCCAATTGATGTCGTTGTCGAAGTCCAGCGGCACATGGGTGACGGGCTGGTACGAACCGTGGCCATGCTGCCCACTGAAGGCATGGTGCGGGGGATGAAAGTCTATGACCTCGGCACACAAATCACGGTGCCGGTCGGAAAAGGAACGCTGGGACGGGTGATGAACGTTCTGGGCGAGCCGGTGGACGAACTGGGGCCGGTCAAATGTGAAAAACGCTATCCCATTCACCGCCCGGCGCCGTCTTTTGAGCAACAGTCCACCGAAGCCGAAATGCTTGAAACCGGCATCAAGGTCATTGACCTCATCCAGCCCTTTCTCAAGGGCGGCAAGATCGGCCTCTTCGGCGGGGCGGGGGTGGGCAAGACCGTGACCATCATGGAACTCATCAACAACGTGGCGATGGGGCACGGCGGTTACTCGGTGTTTGCCGGCGTCGGCGAACGGACCCGCGAAGGCAACGACTTGTGGGTGGAAATGCAGGAAGGCGGCGTCATCCGCATGGACAACCTTGAAGAGTCCAAAATTGCCCTGGTCTATGGCCAGATGACCGAACCACCGGGTGCGCGGGCGCGGGTGGCGCTTTCGGGGCTGTCGGTTGCCGAATACTTCCGCGACGAGATGAATCAGGACGTGCTGTTTTTTGTGGACAACGTCTTCCGTTTCACCCAGGCCGGTTCAGAAGTATCCGCCCTGCTCGGACGGATGCCTTCGGCCGTCGGCTACCAGCCGACGCTGGCCACCGAAATGGGTGAAATGCAGGAACGGATTACCTCAACCAAGACCGGCTCGATTACCTCTGTGCAGGCGATTTACGTTCCGGCTGATGACCTGACCGACCCGGCCCCGGCCACGACCTTTGCCCACCTCGACGCCAAGACAGTGCTTTCCCGCCAGATTGCGGAGTTGGGCATCTTCCCGGCGGTGGACCCGCTTGATTCGACCTCCCGCATCCTCGATCCCCAGATTGTCGGGCAGGAACACTACGAAGTCGCCGAAGGCGTCAAGCGGACGCTGCAACGCTACAAGGAACTTCAGGACATCATCGCCATTCTGGGCATTGATGAGTTGTCTGAAGAAGACAAGCTGACCGTGGCACGCGCCCGCAAAATCCAGAAGTTTCTCTCGCAGCCCTTCCACGTGGCGGAGCAATTCACCGGGCGCAAGGGCAAGTACGTCAAGGTGGCGGACACCATTCGGAGCTTCAAGGCCATTCTGGAAGGCAAGCACGATGACCTGCCGGAGCAGGCTTTTTACATGTGCGGCGCCATCGAGGACGCCATCGAAAACGCCAAAAAGATGACCGAGTAA
- a CDS encoding tetratricopeptide repeat protein, with product MTDQTVTTAFDRARIPARAMETELRHLLQRGYQLREQGDLEAARENFRQATRCDAEHVPSYQWLGAVLRDMGELREAVRMWRTAETLAPNDPQVLLNLGVGLFELGRFFIASRTEEPLQLLRRAIASTPKPYGKAWFNLGNVLYVHNDYAAAAEAYQTALAAEPGLGVAHRNLGNAWLRLNRPAEACTAYRQALQLGDTQVATYHNLGLAALRLRDSEAAETAFHTAVTMRPTDGESWLGLGNARAMQGDFPGAQSAFTEARASRGGQYPEAALDLGKVFLAMGQPQAAVEVLARTLAVSSLPGLYRQLSRAYVKVGQLSEAAQTLRQFVATPAGNTAQGYYELGLVLSQCEPPYVAEQAFRTALEKSGGRHPEAWHRLGRTLMRQNKPRLAIEAFQAAIEQRPDFAEALKDLGQALYRSSELHAADVALNAALRFERTTGQLNVQDVWQVEPELYTGLRQAACLYDLPSIP from the coding sequence ATGACGGACCAGACTGTGACGACTGCCTTTGACCGGGCCCGTATTCCAGCACGGGCGATGGAGACCGAACTCCGACATCTCCTGCAGCGTGGCTACCAACTCCGGGAGCAGGGAGACCTCGAGGCAGCCCGGGAGAACTTTCGCCAGGCGACCCGGTGTGACGCCGAGCACGTACCTTCCTACCAGTGGTTAGGAGCGGTGTTGCGGGATATGGGTGAGCTGCGCGAGGCCGTGCGGATGTGGCGCACGGCCGAAACCCTTGCGCCCAACGATCCGCAGGTGCTGCTCAATCTGGGGGTCGGCTTGTTCGAGCTGGGGCGGTTTTTCATTGCCAGCCGCACCGAAGAACCCCTCCAGTTGCTCCGCCGGGCCATTGCCAGCACGCCGAAGCCTTACGGCAAAGCCTGGTTCAACCTGGGGAATGTTCTCTACGTCCACAATGACTATGCCGCTGCTGCCGAAGCCTACCAGACCGCGTTGGCTGCCGAGCCGGGACTGGGAGTAGCCCACCGTAATCTGGGCAATGCCTGGTTGCGCCTGAATCGTCCGGCCGAGGCCTGTACGGCGTACCGGCAGGCGTTGCAGTTGGGGGATACCCAGGTGGCCACGTACCATAACCTGGGGCTGGCGGCTCTCCGTCTGCGGGACAGCGAAGCCGCCGAAACCGCATTTCACACGGCCGTGACGATGCGCCCCACTGACGGGGAGAGCTGGCTTGGGTTGGGGAACGCCCGGGCCATGCAGGGAGACTTTCCGGGGGCGCAGTCCGCCTTCACTGAAGCCCGGGCCAGCCGTGGCGGACAGTACCCGGAAGCCGCCCTCGACCTGGGCAAAGTGTTTCTGGCCATGGGGCAGCCCCAGGCGGCCGTCGAGGTACTGGCGCGCACCCTGGCCGTCTCCTCCCTGCCGGGACTGTATCGGCAACTGAGCCGGGCCTATGTCAAGGTCGGACAACTTTCCGAAGCGGCCCAAACGCTGCGCCAGTTCGTGGCGACCCCGGCGGGGAATACGGCGCAGGGGTACTATGAGCTGGGCCTGGTGCTGTCGCAGTGTGAGCCGCCCTATGTGGCCGAGCAGGCGTTTCGGACAGCCCTCGAAAAAAGCGGCGGCCGCCACCCCGAAGCCTGGCACCGCCTGGGGCGTACGCTGATGCGGCAGAACAAACCCCGGCTGGCCATCGAGGCGTTTCAGGCGGCCATCGAACAGCGCCCGGATTTTGCCGAGGCGCTCAAGGACCTGGGACAGGCGCTCTATCGTTCAAGTGAGCTGCACGCGGCAGACGTTGCCCTGAACGCGGCCCTGCGCTTTGAACGGACGACCGGACAGCTCAACGTGCAGGATGTGTGGCAGGTTGAGCCTGAGCTGTACACCGGTTTACGTCAGGCAGCCTGCCTGTACGATTTGCCGTCCATTCCGTAA
- a CDS encoding Fe(2+)-trafficking protein, producing MLDTLCVALKGTPRVVVQTLKEKGALSAAQLVAETGHPEKSVRLALGELEKARLVRREGETYAVACRETMAPMSRVPFNTDLGRKVHATACAECWKKWQAQQLVLMNHFGLNPLDPQAQKFLFGAMESFFFGDGTPPMMIDTTLQGKISHLE from the coding sequence ATGCTGGATACGCTGTGTGTCGCTTTGAAGGGAACGCCGCGCGTCGTCGTTCAAACACTCAAGGAAAAAGGCGCGCTTTCGGCGGCGCAGCTTGTGGCCGAAACCGGCCATCCCGAAAAGTCGGTCAGGCTGGCCCTGGGTGAACTCGAAAAGGCGCGCCTTGTCCGGCGGGAAGGGGAAACGTACGCCGTCGCCTGCCGGGAGACCATGGCACCCATGAGCCGGGTGCCCTTCAACACCGACCTCGGACGCAAGGTGCACGCAACGGCCTGTGCCGAGTGCTGGAAAAAGTGGCAGGCCCAGCAGCTCGTCCTCATGAATCACTTTGGTTTGAATCCGCTCGATCCCCAGGCCCAGAAGTTCCTGTTCGGGGCGATGGAGTCATTTTTCTTTGGCGACGGCACGCCGCCCATGATGATTGACACCACGCTTCAGGGGAAAATCAGCCACCTCGAATAG
- a CDS encoding 3-deoxy-D-manno-octulosonic acid transferase — protein sequence MFSRFPFWLYNTALIAGAPLWLGYYGLRRRQRRLRLRERCTYPLLPHAAPRIWLHSVSVGEVLAGQPLAGALRERFPQSSLVISTTTDTGQARAREQLAWMDAHFYFPLDVPWLTERAVTSLQPALVIILETEIWPNFLRTCARHHVPVVLANGRLSDRSFAHYRWLGRMMGDLLGHFQLCLMQSDADAERIRQLGAPPARVLTTGNLKYAPPDADERARRDRIATALQQQYHLRDGRLCIVAGSTVEGEEPLLVEVFARLRASADLPPCRLLLAPRHPERFAEVARHLERFDWTVARRSQPRPEDVQAEVILLDTVGELAAAYRWADVAFVGGSLVPRGGHNILEPAAEGRPIVTGPHTENFRAILTRFRAADAVWQLSLASPDVLCRELQTAFETLLRNPGQAADLGRRAQATWAAETGAVATTLAALEAYVFPHIPALAPIRGG from the coding sequence GTGTTTTCCCGGTTTCCATTCTGGCTCTACAACACGGCTCTGATTGCCGGTGCGCCGCTGTGGCTGGGCTATTACGGGCTACGCCGGCGCCAGCGTCGGCTTCGCCTGCGCGAGCGGTGTACCTATCCCCTGCTGCCCCACGCTGCCCCGCGCATCTGGCTGCACAGTGTTTCCGTCGGTGAAGTTCTGGCCGGACAACCCCTGGCCGGCGCTCTGCGGGAACGCTTCCCGCAGAGCAGCCTTGTCATTTCAACCACCACGGACACCGGACAGGCGCGCGCGCGGGAACAACTCGCCTGGATGGACGCGCACTTCTACTTTCCGCTTGACGTTCCGTGGCTGACGGAACGGGCCGTGACCAGTCTCCAGCCGGCGCTGGTCATCATTCTCGAAACGGAAATCTGGCCCAACTTTTTGCGGACCTGTGCGCGGCATCACGTCCCCGTGGTGCTGGCGAACGGCCGGCTCTCCGACCGCTCCTTTGCCCACTACCGCTGGCTGGGCCGGATGATGGGCGACCTGCTGGGCCACTTCCAGCTCTGCCTGATGCAATCTGACGCCGATGCCGAACGCATCCGCCAGCTTGGCGCCCCGCCGGCGCGCGTACTGACGACCGGCAATCTCAAATATGCGCCACCGGATGCTGACGAACGGGCGCGGCGGGACCGCATCGCCACGGCCCTGCAACAGCAGTACCACCTGCGGGATGGACGTTTGTGCATCGTGGCCGGCAGTACCGTCGAAGGTGAAGAACCCCTGCTGGTTGAGGTCTTTGCCCGGCTGCGGGCCAGTGCTGACCTGCCCCCCTGCCGGCTGCTGCTGGCTCCACGACATCCCGAACGTTTTGCGGAAGTCGCCCGCCATCTGGAGCGCTTCGACTGGACGGTGGCGCGGCGCTCCCAACCACGGCCGGAAGATGTCCAGGCGGAAGTCATCCTGCTCGATACGGTGGGCGAACTGGCAGCGGCCTACCGCTGGGCGGATGTGGCCTTTGTGGGTGGAAGCCTCGTGCCACGCGGTGGTCACAACATTCTGGAACCGGCTGCGGAAGGACGGCCCATCGTGACGGGGCCGCACACGGAAAACTTCCGCGCCATTCTCACCCGCTTTCGCGCGGCCGATGCCGTATGGCAACTGTCGTTGGCCTCACCGGACGTCCTCTGCCGGGAACTCCAGACGGCGTTCGAGACGCTTTTGCGCAACCCCGGACAGGCGGCTGACTTAGGACGCCGCGCGCAGGCCACCTGGGCGGCGGAAACCGGCGCCGTGGCGACAACGCTGGCTGCACTCGAAGCCTACGTGTTTCCCCACATTCCGGCGCTGGCGCCTATTCGAGGTGGCTGA
- the efp gene encoding elongation factor P has translation MRANQIRRGMIILFDKQPHRVLECRHHTPGNLRAMMQTKLKNIITGTTFEHRFSATEDVERATLEQHEMQYLYQEGPTHYFMDVSTYEQIGLDEEILGDTLSYLTPDMTIQVEVYNGQPVAIQLPVVVELKVIETEPELKGATVTGSSKPAKLETGLQISVPGFIKEGDVIRVDTTEGKYIERAK, from the coding sequence ATGAGAGCCAATCAGATTCGGCGCGGCATGATCATTCTGTTTGACAAACAACCCCATCGCGTCCTCGAATGCCGTCACCATACCCCCGGCAACCTGCGGGCGATGATGCAGACCAAGCTCAAAAACATCATCACCGGCACGACGTTCGAGCATCGTTTCAGCGCCACCGAAGACGTGGAGCGTGCCACGCTCGAACAGCACGAGATGCAGTATCTGTACCAGGAAGGCCCGACCCACTACTTCATGGATGTCTCGACCTACGAGCAAATCGGACTCGATGAGGAAATCCTGGGTGACACGCTGAGCTATCTGACACCGGATATGACCATTCAGGTCGAGGTGTACAACGGGCAGCCGGTGGCCATCCAGCTCCCGGTGGTGGTCGAGCTGAAGGTCATTGAGACCGAACCGGAACTGAAAGGTGCGACCGTGACCGGCTCCAGCAAACCGGCCAAGCTCGAAACAGGTCTGCAAATCAGTGTTCCGGGCTTCATCAAGGAAGGGGATGTCATCCGGGTGGATACGACCGAAGGCAAGTACATCGAACGCGCCAAGTAG
- a CDS encoding sigma-54-dependent Fis family transcriptional regulator: MVTGELFIGNSTALLTLLKDAARVAPTEATVVITGESGTGKSLLARWLHEQSRRANGPFVVIDCGSLPEALLEAELFGFERGAFTGAVAAKPGRFEAAQHGTLVLDEIAALSPAAQAKLLRVIEERRVLRLGGSRALTLDVRLVAVTNTDLTAAVARQSFRADLFHRLNVISLAVPALRDRPTDIPALARHFLAQAAHRHGCPPPPLDAEALSFLEGYDFPGNVRELRHAMEHALVTAAPSVIRREHLPQRMTSAAALMQHRMHKPTLAELEATYIREVLQQVGWRKAEAARILGISRKNLYEKLRAYGIPYQPASRMLTNPDTPA; encoded by the coding sequence ATGGTGACTGGAGAACTGTTCATCGGAAACTCGACGGCGCTGCTTACGCTTCTCAAAGACGCAGCGCGGGTCGCGCCGACCGAGGCCACCGTGGTCATCACCGGCGAGAGCGGGACGGGCAAAAGCCTGCTGGCCCGCTGGCTGCACGAGCAGAGCCGCCGGGCCAACGGGCCCTTTGTCGTCATTGACTGCGGCTCCCTGCCGGAAGCCCTGCTCGAAGCGGAACTGTTCGGGTTCGAGCGGGGGGCTTTCACCGGTGCGGTCGCGGCCAAGCCCGGCCGGTTCGAGGCGGCCCAGCACGGGACGCTCGTCCTTGACGAGATCGCGGCATTGTCGCCGGCGGCCCAGGCCAAGCTGCTGCGCGTCATCGAAGAGCGGCGCGTCCTGCGTCTGGGGGGAAGCCGCGCGCTCACGCTCGATGTACGCCTCGTTGCCGTGACCAACACTGACCTGACAGCGGCCGTTGCGCGCCAGTCCTTTCGGGCCGATTTGTTTCACCGCCTGAACGTCATCAGTCTGGCTGTTCCGGCGTTGCGCGACCGACCAACCGACATCCCGGCCCTGGCCCGGCACTTTCTGGCCCAGGCCGCCCACCGCCACGGCTGCCCACCGCCGCCGCTGGACGCCGAAGCCCTGAGCTTTCTTGAAGGCTATGACTTTCCGGGCAATGTCCGGGAGTTGCGCCACGCCATGGAGCATGCACTCGTGACGGCGGCGCCAAGTGTCATTCGCCGGGAGCATCTGCCCCAGCGGATGACTTCGGCGGCCGCGCTTATGCAGCACCGGATGCACAAGCCGACGCTGGCGGAACTGGAAGCCACCTACATCCGGGAAGTTCTCCAGCAGGTCGGCTGGCGCAAGGCCGAAGCCGCCCGTATCCTGGGCATCAGCCGCAAAAATCTCTATGAAAAACTGCGGGCCTACGGCATCCCCTACCAACCCGCGAGCCGCATGCTGACCAATCCTGACACACCGGCTTGA
- a CDS encoding sigma-54 dependent transcriptional regulator, which yields MAETVLIVDDERGIRESLRGVLEDEGFVVEKAESGDAALRRLATTPVNCILLDIYMPNSQLDGMATLEHIRRQYPHIPVVMISGHGTIDTAVRAIRLGASDFIEKPLNIERTLQAVRHAIQMHRPAPAPDGSDLVVGQSVPMRALRQQIALTGPTDGRVLIYGESGTGKELVALALHAASKRADQPFVAVNCAAVPEDLIESELFGHVKGAFTGATESRRGKFEQADGGTLFLDEVGDMSLRMQAKLLRALESGLIEPVGSQGARRVDVRVIAATNKRLDEAIEQGQFRADLFYRLNVIPFQLPPLREHLEDIPALVEHFVRQFSQHYQRPPITLTEDACEKLRRHDWPGNVRELRNLIERLVITETTSPVTAEQIPLEPAPNSVWASFQFGSLREGSEAFERELVRRKLAECDGNVTQAAEALGIDRSYLYRRIKALGISLRG from the coding sequence ATGGCAGAAACGGTTTTGATTGTGGATGACGAACGTGGCATTCGGGAATCCCTCCGGGGGGTTCTCGAAGATGAAGGCTTCGTGGTCGAAAAAGCCGAAAGCGGCGATGCTGCCCTGCGGCGGCTGGCCACGACGCCCGTCAACTGCATTCTGCTCGACATTTACATGCCCAACAGCCAGCTCGACGGCATGGCGACCCTGGAACACATCCGGCGGCAGTACCCACACATTCCCGTCGTCATGATTTCCGGGCATGGCACGATTGACACGGCCGTGCGCGCGATTCGGCTGGGCGCCAGCGATTTCATCGAAAAACCGCTCAACATCGAACGGACGTTGCAAGCTGTGCGCCACGCAATCCAGATGCACCGTCCGGCGCCAGCACCGGACGGAAGCGACCTGGTCGTGGGGCAGAGCGTCCCGATGCGCGCCCTGCGCCAGCAGATCGCCCTTACCGGTCCGACCGACGGGCGGGTGCTCATCTACGGCGAATCCGGCACTGGCAAGGAACTCGTGGCCCTGGCGTTACACGCCGCCTCAAAGCGCGCCGACCAACCGTTTGTGGCCGTCAACTGCGCGGCCGTCCCCGAAGACCTCATCGAGTCGGAGCTGTTCGGACACGTCAAAGGTGCCTTTACCGGGGCGACGGAATCGCGGCGGGGCAAGTTTGAACAGGCTGACGGTGGCACGCTGTTTCTCGATGAAGTGGGCGACATGAGCCTGCGCATGCAGGCCAAGCTTCTGCGGGCGCTCGAAAGCGGTCTCATTGAACCCGTCGGAAGCCAGGGCGCGCGGCGGGTGGATGTGCGCGTCATTGCGGCCACGAACAAGCGGCTGGATGAGGCCATCGAACAGGGGCAGTTTCGGGCGGATTTGTTTTACCGGCTCAATGTCATCCCATTTCAACTGCCGCCGCTGCGGGAGCATCTGGAGGACATTCCGGCGCTGGTCGAACACTTCGTCCGGCAGTTCAGCCAGCACTACCAGCGCCCGCCCATCACCCTGACCGAAGATGCCTGTGAAAAGCTGCGCCGGCACGACTGGCCCGGCAACGTGCGCGAGCTGCGCAACCTCATCGAACGGCTGGTGATTACGGAAACCACGTCGCCGGTGACAGCGGAGCAGATTCCGCTCGAACCGGCCCCCAACTCGGTCTGGGCCAGTTTTCAGTTCGGGTCGCTGCGCGAGGGGAGTGAAGCCTTTGAGCGCGAACTCGTCCGCCGCAAGCTGGCCGAATGCGACGGCAACGTGACCCAGGCGGCCGAGGCTCTGGGCATTGACCGTAGCTACCTGTACCGCCGCATCAAGGCGTTGGGCATCAGCCTGCGTGGGTGA
- a CDS encoding tRNA (cytidine(34)-2'-O)-methyltransferase, which translates to MHVVLVEPEIHVNTGNVARTCVCTGTRLHLVHPLGFSIDARAVRRAGLDYWHQLDLHEWRDFPTLRQAYPSGRFIFVETVGQCRYDEITYRPDDFLVFGRETRGLPPELLAGECVVRIPMATDVRSLNLSNCVALVLYEALRQCGFPGLR; encoded by the coding sequence ATGCATGTCGTTTTGGTCGAACCGGAAATCCATGTCAACACCGGGAACGTGGCGCGCACCTGTGTCTGTACCGGGACGCGCCTGCACCTGGTTCACCCGCTGGGTTTTTCGATTGACGCGCGGGCGGTGCGCCGGGCCGGGCTGGATTACTGGCACCAGCTTGACCTTCACGAGTGGCGTGATTTTCCGACGCTGCGCCAGGCATATCCGTCCGGCAGGTTTATTTTCGTTGAGACGGTCGGGCAATGCCGCTACGACGAAATCACCTACCGGCCGGATGATTTTCTCGTCTTCGGACGTGAAACCAGAGGGCTGCCGCCGGAACTGCTTGCCGGGGAGTGTGTCGTCCGCATCCCGATGGCGACGGATGTGCGTTCACTCAACCTCTCGAACTGCGTGGCGCTCGTGCTGTATGAGGCCCTGCGGCAGTGCGGCTTTCCCGGCTTGCGCTAG